AGGATTGGGCAGTGGGCGGCCGTAAGCTGCCTATCTACGTCATCGTAGGGACGCAGTACGCAACAGCAATGGGCGGCGGTATACTGGTAGCCCACGTGGGCATCGGTTATTCTTCAGGATGGTCCACCATAACGTATGGGCTGCTCGTTTCGATTGGCATAGCTTTCCTGGCTGTAATAGCCAAGTGGCTGCGCGAACAGGAGTTCACTACTGTTCCTGACATCCTGGAGAAAATATATGGCTTCAACAGATTTGTACTTATCGTTGCTGCGCTCATGACTATCATAGTTCCGTTCGGGTGGATGTGCGCCCAGCTGGTTGCCTTCGGCAAGATATTCTCCAGCATAACCGGTATCCCGATGCAAATCCTAATGGTCATCTTCGCTGTGATCACCTTGGCCTACGTTCTCCCTGCTGGGCTCACTTCGGTCGCCTGGACCGACTTCGTCTTTGGCTGCTTCATGGTAGCTATGTCCCTCTTTTCAGCACTCTTTGCCATCAGGCGGGGTGGAGGTTGGAGTACGATAGTAGGCAAAGTTCCTGCGCAGATCGCGCAGTTCCCAGCGGGCATGGGGGCTGTGGGAGCCTTTACAGTTGCCCTCTGGAGCCTGGCCATTCTCCCCGGAACACTGACGAATCAGATGTATTACCAGAGGATTTATGCTATCGATAACGTCAAGTATGTGAGAACCAGTCTTATCATTAGTGCCTTGGTCATCCTAACGGCGGACATCTGGGCTGGCGTGGTCGGCCTAGCGGTTAGGTCTATGCAGCCGGGTCTGGCTTCGGAAATGGCATCTGGGTGGTTCCTAACGCAGCTGCCGACCTGGTTCCTGGCACTTTATTCCGGATTTATCGTGGCCACCATTATGTCTACCATCGACAGCGGTGTGCAGTCGGTTGTAGTAAACCTAACGCGGGACATCTACCAAAAACTCATTAATCCGCACGCAGACGACAAGAAGCTCCTGTGGCTTTCCCGCACCCTTTCGGTAGTCATGACATTTCTTTCCCTGATACTCGCCATAGCCTGGCCCCAGGCGCTGAGCTGGCTGGTGGCTACCTATGCTTATTCAGCAGCAGCTCTGCTCTTCCCGATTTTCCTGGGGTACTTCTTGAAAAATGCCAATTTCCTGACGCCCCAGGGTGCCGTAGGCGGAATGATCGGTGGGTTCATCGGCTGCGCGTGGGGTCAGATCAATAAGGTGGCGATTCCGTACGTGGCGTATGGTTTAACCGGATCATTGTTAGGGCTTCTCCTAGTCAGTGCCATGACGCGCAAGAGCTATTACAGCCGAATTGCCGCTAACCGTTAGCAGGATGGGGAGCTGGTAGGGATTGTTTCCTCGCCAGCCCCCCGAGTTCGGGACCGATGTTTGGAGCGAAAGGATGGGGACATATGATAACTCGCCCGCGCTTTGCTATCATAGGCGCAGGCAACGGTGGCCAGAGTCTAGCCGCGCACCTTACTCTCCTAGGTTTTGAGGTCAGTCTTTACGACGCGGACAAAGAGAAAATCGACCTGCTACGCGAGCTGCGTACCATCAAAGTCTATGGCGCTGTGCAAGGAGGGGCGGCCCCGGCATGCATCACCAGCGACATTGCCGAGGCAGTACAGGGTGCCGATATATTGATGGTTGTGGTTCCGACCTGCTTCCATGCGGACGTGGCCAGGGCGGTGTGGCCATACCTGGTGGGCGGGCAGGTTATTGTCCTTAACCCGGGAGCAACGGGTGGAGCATTGGAGTTTCGCCAGGTACTTCGACAGCACGGCTGCCGGGCAAAAGTGACATTAGCTGAAACGCAAACCTTAATTTACGCCTGCCGCAGCCCGCGACCTGGCGAAGCTACCATTTTCGGCATCAAGAATCATGTGGACGTTGCGACCCTGCCGGCTGGCGAGGCCACGCGGGTAACCGCCCTCCTGAATACAGCCTTCCCACAGTATCGACCTGCGCCCAACGTGCTCTTTACCAGTCTTAACAATGTCAATGCCATGTGCCATCCTGCACCCACCCTGTTCAACGCCGCTCGCATCGAGGGGCACTGCACCTTCGAGTACTACTTTGAGGGCATTACACCATCCGTTGCCAAAGTGGTGGAGAGGATAGATGCCGAGCGTCTAGCAATCGGTGAGGCCCTGGGCATAAAACTGACTTCTGTTAGGGATTGGTACGTAGTTTCCTACGGCGTAGACGCCGCAACCATTTATGAGGCCATCCAGAATAACAAGGCATATGCAGGGATCAAGGGCCCGACGACGCTTAATACGCGGTACATTTTCGAAGACGTTCCTACTGGTCTGGTGCCCCTGGCCTTGCTAGGTGGGGCCTTAGGGCTTAAGACCCCTGCCACAACTGCTATAGTAGAATTAGCCAATATCGTTTTAGGTCGCAACTTTTGGGAGGAAGGGCGTACGTTAGAAAAATTAGGGTTAGCGGGGAAGACTCCTCAGGAGATCCAGGCACTGGTTTCTTGAACAACCGGGAAGAAGGTAGTTGCCATGTCCTTAAGTCTGTTTGACATTGTTGGCCCTTTTATGATGGGCCCGTCCAGTTCCCACA
The DNA window shown above is from Bacillota bacterium and carries:
- a CDS encoding NAD(P)-binding domain-containing protein, translated to MITRPRFAIIGAGNGGQSLAAHLTLLGFEVSLYDADKEKIDLLRELRTIKVYGAVQGGAAPACITSDIAEAVQGADILMVVVPTCFHADVARAVWPYLVGGQVIVLNPGATGGALEFRQVLRQHGCRAKVTLAETQTLIYACRSPRPGEATIFGIKNHVDVATLPAGEATRVTALLNTAFPQYRPAPNVLFTSLNNVNAMCHPAPTLFNAARIEGHCTFEYYFEGITPSVAKVVERIDAERLAIGEALGIKLTSVRDWYVVSYGVDAATIYEAIQNNKAYAGIKGPTTLNTRYIFEDVPTGLVPLALLGGALGLKTPATTAIVELANIVLGRNFWEEGRTLEKLGLAGKTPQEIQALVS
- a CDS encoding sodium:solute symporter family protein; protein product: DWAVGGRKLPIYVIVGTQYATAMGGGILVAHVGIGYSSGWSTITYGLLVSIGIAFLAVIAKWLREQEFTTVPDILEKIYGFNRFVLIVAALMTIIVPFGWMCAQLVAFGKIFSSITGIPMQILMVIFAVITLAYVLPAGLTSVAWTDFVFGCFMVAMSLFSALFAIRRGGGWSTIVGKVPAQIAQFPAGMGAVGAFTVALWSLAILPGTLTNQMYYQRIYAIDNVKYVRTSLIISALVILTADIWAGVVGLAVRSMQPGLASEMASGWFLTQLPTWFLALYSGFIVATIMSTIDSGVQSVVVNLTRDIYQKLINPHADDKKLLWLSRTLSVVMTFLSLILAIAWPQALSWLVATYAYSAAALLFPIFLGYFLKNANFLTPQGAVGGMIGGFIGCAWGQINKVAIPYVAYGLTGSLLGLLLVSAMTRKSYYSRIAANR